The region aagcaatattttgGGTTGGATACTTTTAGTAGAATATTCTTTGACAATATGTTCTTTTCCATTTGCAGGCATCCGTATGGCTGAAGGACCTGGATCCCGAGATCATTGTGTACTTCATAGATGTCAACAACTCTCTGAGACAGCTTCTCAAAGACATTTGTAAAAGGGTTGATTCAAGTAGTACCTGTGTCAACAACATCTTTCAGCTAAAagaaaatttcaaaataaatctgACCGCAAGATCACCCTCAAAGAAGCCTTTGGTGCTCATCATAGATGGTCTTGACCAATTGTCAAAGACTGATGGACAACTCGACTTGACATTACTTCCCGAATCATTAGCTCCAAATGTAAAGCTTCTCATTTCTATAAATGTAAACAGGCCTGATCTTCTTGCTACTCTGAAGAAGTATTACCCAGATTCAACTGTGTTCTGTGAGCTGCAAGAAGTAGAAAGTAGAAGCTGCAGCCAGCTTCTGACAACACTTCTTCAGGAGTCCAATAGAAAGATCACCTCAGGCCAACAGATGTATGTGAATCAGGCTTTTAAGAAATGCTCTGTCTTACTATATGTGGAACTCCTTCACAGACAAGCAATCCACTGGAAGTCAGAGTCTGAGATTATGGAGAACTCTCTGGTCCAAGAGGTCCATAATAACATTGTTCTGATATTTGATCATCTGGAGAAGAAGCATGGGAAAACTGTTGTCTCCAAAGCTTTAAGCTATCTTACCTTGGCCAGGAATGGCATGACTGCAGCTGAGCTGACTGATGTTCTTTCTTGTGATGATGAAGTTCTCACATCTTTCCTTCCACCAGGTGATAGTGTACCACTCACAGTGAGGGTTCCTGAAGTTTTTGTGGAAAGTCTTCTTTCAGACCTGAAGGGGTTTCTAGTGCTGAGGAACATTTTAGGTACCCAAACTCTTTTCTGGGTCAGCAGACACTTCCCCTTGGTCGTATGTAAAAGGTTCCTGTGCTCAGAGGAAATGAGTCAGGAAATACACCATGTGCTGTTAGACTATTTTAGTGGCTCTTGGGCAAATGGCACAGCAAAGCCTTTGATCATCAGTGAAGACACGAAATTGCCAGGCTCTTCAGATGCCCCCCAGAATATAAACATTGACAGACAAGTACCAAGTCAACCTTGGATTTTTTCTCCTCCTTTCTGTATCTCTACTGCCAAGACTCCACCAGCAAGAACACATCCCAATTTGAGGAAACTCCACATAATCCCTTTCCATTTGTTGAAAAGTGGGAGAATTGAGGAGCTTGGTAACCAAATGATTTCTCAGGAATACCTTCAGGCAATGATGCAAGCAGAACTGGCTGACGAACTGTTCCTGTGGCTTGAGAGGACATCTCAGTTGGTGTTTGCCAAGAAACTTCAGCTCCTTCACATCATCTTGAGATCTTCAGCTTGTCTGCTGAGGAACAACCCTGCCGATCTGCCAATGGTACTGCAAGCCAAACTTATTCCTTTTCTGAATGTTTTTCCTGCATTGGAAGAAAGTGCTAATCCACCATGTTCTGAAGGTATTATCCCAAAAAAAGGAGTGTATACCGTATTGCCTCCATTTCCCGCAGTACCTTACACCCACTGTACACCGCAAGAGTCCACAGCTTCCCGAATAATACAGTCAGCTGGATCTTCCTGTGGCACTGTGGTGGTTGTACTGGAGAATGGTGCTGCTTGGGTTTGTAATGGAGGCATATTTGAAGGATTCAGACTAACACAATCCTCTAAACTGCATTTCACAGGTGTTGTTAGCTCTGGAAACATATTCCTTCTGAGCACCCATTGTGGTAAATTTGTCTTTCTGGATGCAGGTGTTAACACACAGCCTCAAGAAATTCAATGTCAAAACAGGGAGAACGCCATTCTTGAGGGTGCCTTGGTGTCTAATGACAAACTCTTTGTTTGGTGGAGAGGACAAAACATTGTTAATGTATTTGTCAATAGAGAGGAACAGACTGAACTGCACTGCACTTATGAGATAACCTGTGTGACATGCTCTGAGGAAGGTGATATAATTTACTGTGGACAGAAAGAAAGTTCTGTGACGATATTTGATTGGTCCAATGGTCAGCTTCTAGCCACCTTTACTTGTCCAAAAGAAATGCCATTAATTGAAATTATTCTCTCCGAGGGTGACGGGATGATTACATGTGTCGATCAAGCTGGAAACACGTTTGCTTGGAATCTTGAGAACTCAACAGAATCAGTTCTGATTTGTGAGAACCACTGCACAACCCAGGGGAAGGTGTTAAATACAGACTACAAAGGAGACAATGTTCTCCTAATATGTAAAGAGCAACAAATGCAACTCATTGACATTCATCAAACTGATGTACTTGACCAATTCAATCCCCCAAAAGGCAAAACATTTAAGGAAGCCATAATGGATCAAAACTCATGCTTCATTCTTGCTGTACTGTCCGATTGCCCGTTTCTGCTGGTCTGGAATTGTGACTCTGGACAGTGTGTGTTGAGTCTGGACACTGCAAACTGTCAAGCTGTTAAACTTCAGAAATGTGGGGCCACTTACCTGGCAGCAATAACAAGCATAAGTGTTCTTATTTGGGACATGGATCTCATTAAAGCTTCAGCATTGGCACCAAAATCTGGAAAGAGGGTGGAGATGGTGGCTGTGGGATCTCATGGAGAAAGTTGTTACTCTTCGGATGGCTCCAAACTTATTTGGAAGTGGGGGGTATCAAGTGGCAAAGTAGAAGGCCGCTTCCTTCACCAAGGTACTGTGGAGTCTATGTCTGTCTCTGGAGATGGCAACTACCTTGTGAGTATTGCAACTGGAGAGATATATGTCTGGGAAACCAGTAATGGGGAAAATATTTACAGAATCTCTAAAAGTCAAGCTTACAAGGTTCTAATAACACCCAAGGGCAACTCCGGAGTTGCACTATCAGAGACAGGTCCATCAAGGGTGTGGAAATTGCAGAATGGACATGGGATTTGCAACATTCATCTTCATCTCAGAAATGCCACCATTTCTTCAGAGAGCACCTTCCTTTTAGGACTTCACAGTGGGGATCTCTTGGCTGTCAGCCTCTGGTCTGGTAACGTAAGCAAATGTTTCTCATGCTCTGACCGGTCAAATGTTGTTGCTTTCCATTCTCTGCTTGCCCATCCAGATTATGTGATTGTATCTTCAGCCTCAGGCGATGTATACTCCTGGAGTTTAACAGAGGATACTATTTGTCATCAATTCCAGCTGCCAGACTCTTCTTTGTGCCAACCGGAGATCTTTAGACTATCATCAAATGGGGGGTATGCCATCCTTTCAATATCTGAATCAACTATAAACATCTTAGATTTCTCCAACAGTAAACTGTGCTCTTTGAGAACCGAAGGACCTGTTCTGCAACAATATGCATCTGTAGGTGTTTTTGGACAATATGTGGTCTATATATGTTTCTCCTCTCTGGTGTGCCAAAATATATCCTGCGATCTCCATGAGAAGCCGATGCTTGTAGCCATACGTCTGACTGACGGGGAAACCATAGGCAGGTTCTATTTGTGCAAGAACCCCTCTACTCTGACTGTTTCTGAggatttttttgtgtatgtgggGTTTCAGGATGGTTCTGTTGGGGTTTATGCTGTTAATGACACCAAGAAAGGTAAAAGAAGCTGTAAGGAGGATGTTCTAAGCCCAACACATTTGTGTCCACTGGATGAGCAATTGATTTGGTCACCTCTAGAAAAACCTAACCTTACTTGGGTTGAATTGCCCCTGCAGTTGTATTAAGTAATTCcagtgtatttttttcttctttacaaTGTTCTAGAGTGCGAAGATGGCATCTGTAATGTGATATACATATGTTTatcatattaaaaaatgtaaatatgttcacTTGTGTCATACCTCAGAATTCAATAAGATGAGAAAGCAGGTGTGAGAattaagatataaaaataaaattattaatgtctCATGGAGTATCACACTATATTGTTGCCTAtttactgtattatatatatttttaattctatttatcctccattaactttttttttatttataaacatatttatttattgtttacttGCATAGCCACACAGCGTAAATTTGGTTAACTTTATTCTAACAATTAGCCCACAATAACTATGTACTAATCCTTAACCTAAACTTTAACCCAGTAGATGGACTTTATACTACCAGTCCTTTCTAAGTACGCTGTAAGCACACATGCTGTAAAATTAAGTGTGACTAGAGTTTTTTTGTattaaagcaacaaaaaaaaaagtagttaaatatcaatttcattatttttttttatgtttcgaTCATGTTTAAGAAGATTGTAATGAACCAACttccaaaagaaaaaataaaataaaattcctaAAGAAAAAAAGTAGTTACAATTGTGTTTACTTCTTTGTTAATTTGATGTGTTTTTAATGTTAGCTACTTACTTGTAGAGTTACTTAGCCCAAAAAATAGTGAAGAGAATGGTTTCATTATATTGATCTTGAATTATTAACTTCAttcataaacaaacatttatCTGTTTATCCTATTAAAACATTTATCGTAGGCTGTATTAATGTTACAAATACAGGTAGTAGTTATGTGTATGTGTTAGAAATAAAGGTAGTAGtaataaatagatataaatatatatataattttttttctctctcctgatGCTCTTCTGATATCAATGCCTCACACGCCATCCCAGTAGGTggcgggagaagaagaagaagaagaagatgtgaGAACTACAATTCCCATCATTACTCACAGTCATACGGAAGTGATTCGTTAGCATAAACGCACTTCCGCTACATCGCCAATTCCTTTCCTGTCTGCGGCCTCCAGCAAGATGGCGGTACAAATCTCGAAGAAGCGAAAGGTTGGTACGAATATCTTTTCAAATTTGTGTAATTAAAGCGCAGAAGTGCGAAATAAAAGCGGCGCCTGAATACTACGATACTTAACTATAACCTGAGCTGCTCAGGTGAGGGTTTAATCAGGATGTTGAGGTGGATTGAGCTGGATGCTGTCGGCTCTGAATCTGATGAGAAACATGGCAGATGAACGCAGCGCGGATCTTCTGTTTGAGCGGTGGAAATGTGTACAATGCAACACACGTTACGTTTAAGCAAATTATAGGTTTCCAGAAGCTGAAGTTAGTAAAAGTTGACACTTGTAAAGTTGAATATTCAAGCAGTATAAGCATCACAAATGTGTCATGCAGCTTATAATAGCAGGTTTGTCATATTAGTGATTTGCATTTGATATAGTATTCAACACGTGTTAATATGAGACTGTCATTTGATTTCTACAACAGAATATCTAatcattttaatgaatgtttCTCGGTCAGTTTGTGTCAGATGGCATCTTCAAGGCCGAGCTGAATGAGTTTCTGACCCGAGAGCTGGCCGAGGATGGGTACTCGGGAGTGGAGGTCCGTGTCACCCCAACAAGAACAGAAATCATCATCCTAGCCACCAGGTGTTTATAGTTTATATGCATGCTTAAAAAGTTGTGCATTTAAAAGCATTGACGTGGGTTCACTCAAGTGTAAATGTAATGACTCTAATCTAAAGACTTGCTTGTTTCCTTCAGGACCCAGAATGTTTTGGGAGAGAAAGGCCGTCGCATTCGTGAACTGACTGCCGTCGTTCAGAAACGCTTCGGGTTCCCTGAAGGCAGTGTGGAGGTGAGTTCAGTGCTAGACACTGGTGTAAATGACGTCCAAAACTAGTTTGTAAGCACATTTTTCTGAAGTATTgggttgtttgtttctttgtagcTGTACGCTGAGAAGGTCGCCACCCGCGGTCTCTGTGCCATCGCTCAGGCAGAGTCTCTGCGCTACAAGCTGCTCGGAGGACTGGCTGTCCGTAGGTGAGTGCTcgcttcccagcatgcattgggCCGCACAGTTACCTTCCGTGATGATACGATGACGAGTCGGAACTGGGCCGGTTCTGTCTTTGAGGATTCTGGGTTAGACTCACGTTCTGTGCGTCTGACTTCAGGTCCTCGAAGCAGTGAGTCCTGTTTGCGTGAAGACATAGAGGCATTTGTCtgagaaggatggatggatggatgttttaTTTGGAGTCTAgatcattttaatttcttttcttgCGTGTTTATAGTTGTATACTGTGTGTGTTGTTCTCAGGGCCTGCTACGGTGTTCTGCGTTTCATCATGGAGAGCGGGGCCAAGGGTTGTGAGGTGGTGGTCTCTGGTAAACTGAGAGGTCAGAGAGCCAAATCCATGAAGTTTGTGGATGGCCTGATGATCCACAGCGGAGACCCCGTTAACTACTACGTCGACACGGCTGTCCGCCACGTGCTGCTCCGACAGGGTGAGAGAGATTTAGAGACTGATGGTTCTATGGAAACTTCATTTGTGTCGGATCTTTAGCTGTGGAAATGtttagaggggaaaaaaattaaaatgagttaaaGTACTGTAAGTAGGAAACattttaatatctaaatattttctaCATCTTTATGGTTTTAGACATTTTTATAAGCAATATGAATTTGAAATCTTTAGCACTTTATTGCTTTTTAACATGGAAAAATGTTTAGAGAAactgttgtttttatataaagaaaagaatgattagaatataataaaaaatctaatttaatttactaAACGAAATGATTTCCTAATATTTTAGACTGATTTGCAATATTAAATTTAAGTGCAAGTTGGGTCTTCATACaagaaactaatatatatatatatatatatatatatatatatatatatatatatatatatatatatatatatatatatatatatatatatatatatatatatatatatatatgccttctATCTTTTTAATATTTGTT is a window of Carassius carassius chromosome 23, fCarCar2.1, whole genome shotgun sequence DNA encoding:
- the LOC132101751 gene encoding NACHT and WD repeat domain-containing protein 2, whose amino-acid sequence is MACVKVYLCSNPEDSVVERRLLRQRVFPRLREYCRCTYGVEFRGIDPYEAAEPKNWPTQKERLQILEDCRKNSLGPFFVGLVGEQYGDACLPEQIEASEFQHVLKVCQQMGLRTDILERCYQRDENAIPPSFCILKPAGQFKHSGVQAENPNEENNWCKVLPEVRRILHDVVTQCIQEGIMTPEKAQKYFRSGLENDIRYAYEDHSSEDIARCLCYVHKITNTRKAIGLPPEKQAQLHQLTQLRDHFLPSMVVFHKALVYSTTTKCKRLQGYTPEMRLNFAVGLSEQLHTDLKKLIDSAVSNERAVTIDEFGQKDLCRIFSSLYRIERTEVEHVKSYLERKNTKFPFILNGRPCSGKTVLLAHCANQASVWLKDLDPEIIVYFIDVNNSLRQLLKDICKRVDSSSTCVNNIFQLKENFKINLTARSPSKKPLVLIIDGLDQLSKTDGQLDLTLLPESLAPNVKLLISINVNRPDLLATLKKYYPDSTVFCELQEVESRSCSQLLTTLLQESNRKITSGQQMYVNQAFKKCSVLLYVELLHRQAIHWKSESEIMENSLVQEVHNNIVLIFDHLEKKHGKTVVSKALSYLTLARNGMTAAELTDVLSCDDEVLTSFLPPGDSVPLTVRVPEVFVESLLSDLKGFLVLRNILGTQTLFWVSRHFPLVVCKRFLCSEEMSQEIHHVLLDYFSGSWANGTAKPLIISEDTKLPGSSDAPQNINIDRQVPSQPWIFSPPFCISTAKTPPARTHPNLRKLHIIPFHLLKSGRIEELGNQMISQEYLQAMMQAELADELFLWLERTSQLVFAKKLQLLHIILRSSACLLRNNPADLPMVLQAKLIPFLNVFPALEESANPPCSEGIIPKKGVYTVLPPFPAVPYTHCTPQESTASRIIQSAGSSCGTVVVVLENGAAWVCNGGIFEGFRLTQSSKLHFTGVVSSGNIFLLSTHCGKFVFLDAGVNTQPQEIQCQNRENAILEGALVSNDKLFVWWRGQNIVNVFVNREEQTELHCTYEITCVTCSEEGDIIYCGQKESSVTIFDWSNGQLLATFTCPKEMPLIEIILSEGDGMITCVDQAGNTFAWNLENSTESVLICENHCTTQGKVLNTDYKGDNVLLICKEQQMQLIDIHQTDVLDQFNPPKGKTFKEAIMDQNSCFILAVLSDCPFLLVWNCDSGQCVLSLDTANCQAVKLQKCGATYLAAITSISVLIWDMDLIKASALAPKSGKRVEMVAVGSHGESCYSSDGSKLIWKWGVSSGKVEGRFLHQGTVESMSVSGDGNYLVSIATGEIYVWETSNGENIYRISKSQAYKVLITPKGNSGVALSETGPSRVWKLQNGHGICNIHLHLRNATISSESTFLLGLHSGDLLAVSLWSGNVSKCFSCSDRSNVVAFHSLLAHPDYVIVSSASGDVYSWSLTEDTICHQFQLPDSSLCQPEIFRLSSNGGYAILSISESTINILDFSNSKLCSLRTEGPVLQQYASVGVFGQYVVYICFSSLVCQNISCDLHEKPMLVAIRLTDGETIGRFYLCKNPSTLTVSEDFFVYVGFQDGSVGVYAVNDTKKGKRSCKEDVLSPTHLCPLDEQLIWSPLEKPNLTWVELPLQLY
- the rps3 gene encoding 40S ribosomal protein S3, translating into MAVQISKKRKFVSDGIFKAELNEFLTRELAEDGYSGVEVRVTPTRTEIIILATRTQNVLGEKGRRIRELTAVVQKRFGFPEGSVELYAEKVATRGLCAIAQAESLRYKLLGGLAVRRACYGVLRFIMESGAKGCEVVVSGKLRGQRAKSMKFVDGLMIHSGDPVNYYVDTAVRHVLLRQGVLGIKVKIMLPWDPSGKIGPKKPLPDHVSIVEPKDEVLPTTPVSEQKGAKPEVPVMPQGAPVPTP